Proteins co-encoded in one Bacillus paramycoides genomic window:
- a CDS encoding GlsB/YeaQ/YmgE family stress response membrane protein, producing the protein MIWSLIVGGILGWLASLITGKDVPGGVIGNIIAGIIGSWVGSKLLGSFGPVIGGYAIIPALIGAIILIFIVSFLLRALRK; encoded by the coding sequence ATGATTTGGTCTTTAATCGTCGGTGGTATATTAGGATGGCTTGCGAGCTTAATTACTGGAAAGGACGTACCTGGTGGTGTAATTGGTAATATTATTGCTGGTATTATCGGTTCTTGGGTTGGTTCGAAATTACTTGGTAGTTTTGGTCCAGTCATTGGCGGATATGCAATTATTCCAGCTTTAATCGGTGCGATCATTTTAATTTTCATCGTAAGCTTCTTATTACGAGCACTGCGAAAATGA
- a CDS encoding MDR family MFS transporter, with protein sequence MNNLLLRYNKPIIIRLCGELLTRTTESMLALIMIIYVNKMLNGNIIITMLIFGLQPLSDIIFTLIAGGVTDKYGRKKIMLLGLLLQGVAIGSFVCAQSVFIFALLYVINGIGRSLYIPAQRAQIADLTKQKQQAEIFAILHTMAAIGSVIGPIIGAIFYQTHPEYLFIMQSITLMIYAVVVWTQLPETAPVLTTPKQKFEVSFPKQFLHKHYAVLGLMISTIPISFFYAQTETNYHIFAKDIFPDFVFMLAFISTCKAIMEIILQIFLVKWSERFSMAKIILISYTCFTIAAIGYGFSATILSLFFTLLFLVIGESIAFNHLLRFVSEIAPTDKRGLYFSIYGLHWDISRTCGPVLGAVLLSQLDGSMLFYICACFLIVGGIMQALFIQNVERNKINKNVSEHTTHIL encoded by the coding sequence TTGAACAATCTTTTACTACGTTATAACAAACCAATTATTATTAGACTGTGCGGCGAATTATTAACCCGAACGACTGAATCTATGTTAGCTCTCATTATGATTATTTACGTTAATAAAATGTTAAACGGTAATATAATAATCACCATGCTCATTTTTGGACTACAACCTCTTTCTGACATCATATTTACACTTATTGCTGGGGGAGTTACTGATAAATATGGGCGAAAAAAAATTATGTTGCTCGGCTTATTGCTACAAGGCGTTGCAATCGGCAGCTTCGTCTGTGCTCAATCTGTTTTTATATTTGCATTGTTATACGTCATAAATGGGATTGGGCGTTCCTTATATATTCCCGCTCAACGTGCACAAATTGCTGATTTAACGAAACAAAAACAACAAGCAGAAATTTTTGCTATTTTGCATACGATGGCTGCAATTGGTTCTGTAATTGGTCCAATAATTGGTGCTATTTTTTATCAAACTCACCCTGAATATTTATTTATAATGCAAAGCATTACACTGATGATATATGCAGTAGTTGTATGGACGCAGCTTCCAGAAACTGCTCCAGTACTTACAACACCAAAGCAAAAATTTGAAGTATCATTTCCAAAACAATTTTTACACAAACATTACGCCGTTTTGGGACTTATGATTTCTACAATCCCTATTAGCTTTTTTTATGCTCAAACTGAGACAAATTATCACATTTTCGCTAAAGATATATTTCCAGATTTCGTATTCATGCTCGCTTTTATTTCAACATGCAAAGCTATTATGGAAATCATTCTGCAAATCTTTCTCGTGAAATGGTCTGAACGATTTTCTATGGCCAAAATTATACTTATTTCTTACACCTGCTTTACGATAGCTGCAATTGGCTATGGATTTTCAGCAACAATCTTGTCACTATTTTTCACATTACTCTTTTTAGTCATTGGAGAAAGTATTGCTTTCAACCATTTACTTCGATTCGTTTCAGAAATCGCTCCTACAGATAAACGCGGATTGTATTTTTCAATTTATGGGTTACATTGGGATATATCTCGAACGTGTGGTCCTGTACTTGGTGCGGTTTTATTAAGTCAACTAGATGGTAGCATGCTATTTTATATTTGTGCTTGTTTTTTAATAGTCGGAGGCATTATGCAAGCACTGTTTATCCAAAATGTAGAACGTAATAAAATAAATAAAAACGTTTCGGAGCATACTACTCATATTTTATAG
- a CDS encoding ABC transporter substrate-binding protein: protein MFILDQYIELWCVYGKGRREGERLEVTVQMIAETLFCTERNSKLIIKKLEELHWITWFPGRGRGNRSKLIFQKQPIPLILERGKELTKKGDVKSGISFVERYSSQFPSIKKEYEAWVDSIFGHQIERTPEGRKDVLRLQVQMNLDIALNPVYATMRSECHMVKHIFDTLVYINEETNSIEPRLAFHWEYNNADKVWTFYLRKGVYLHNGKRLTAHDVIHSLNRFMKTENNPHAWMLQHVESVRAVDEYVVEIQLHTENRMFLHMLSAEQCSIVHEDEAGNFIGTGPFSLREKSANLFVLEAHDLYYRERAFLDRIELLNVEQIVNTYDVLVKAQYKDKEKHNKEISRLESNVTYVTCNLVKEGPMQDELLRKALHQIIHGDKIVQELSGERGEVAKKLILANESIVEIEEDIESLIKRSTYHNEVLQLYTFTGRDHVEDAQWIQKECAKYGVRVDTNFLEIEELLEISTIQKADMMHDSATISERIKDSMLYMFLTRNSFIHGQSSMDFHRTLSPYFKQEKEEKRVTLLRGIENTLLRHIHIIPLYRNKQQVTSHEKVQNIMINSQGWIDFYDIWFTC, encoded by the coding sequence ATGTTTATTTTAGATCAATATATTGAACTATGGTGTGTCTACGGTAAAGGGAGACGAGAAGGAGAACGATTAGAAGTAACCGTACAAATGATAGCAGAAACATTATTTTGTACAGAGCGTAATAGTAAATTAATTATAAAAAAATTAGAAGAGTTACATTGGATCACTTGGTTTCCTGGTCGCGGGAGAGGGAATCGTTCTAAATTAATATTTCAAAAGCAACCAATTCCACTAATTTTAGAAAGAGGAAAAGAATTAACGAAAAAAGGAGATGTAAAAAGTGGAATCTCATTTGTAGAACGCTACAGCTCACAATTTCCATCAATAAAGAAAGAGTATGAAGCTTGGGTAGATTCCATATTTGGTCATCAAATAGAACGGACACCTGAAGGAAGAAAAGACGTACTTCGTTTACAAGTACAAATGAACCTGGACATCGCTTTAAATCCGGTTTACGCTACGATGCGATCAGAATGTCATATGGTTAAACATATTTTTGATACACTCGTATATATAAATGAGGAAACAAATTCTATAGAACCAAGGCTTGCTTTTCACTGGGAATATAATAATGCTGACAAGGTTTGGACATTTTATTTAAGAAAAGGCGTTTATCTTCATAATGGAAAACGACTTACTGCACATGATGTTATCCATTCATTGAATCGATTTATGAAAACTGAAAACAACCCACACGCATGGATGTTACAACATGTTGAAAGTGTCCGTGCAGTGGATGAATATGTTGTTGAAATTCAATTACATACGGAAAATAGGATGTTTTTACATATGCTTAGCGCAGAACAGTGTTCTATCGTACATGAAGATGAAGCAGGAAACTTCATTGGTACAGGGCCTTTTTCATTACGAGAGAAGAGTGCAAATCTATTTGTACTAGAAGCACATGATTTATATTATCGCGAAAGAGCTTTCCTTGACCGAATTGAACTATTGAATGTGGAGCAAATTGTAAATACATATGACGTGTTAGTAAAGGCGCAGTATAAAGATAAAGAAAAACATAATAAAGAAATTTCTCGGCTTGAATCGAACGTGACATATGTAACGTGTAATCTTGTAAAAGAAGGGCCAATGCAAGATGAGCTATTGCGAAAGGCACTACATCAAATTATTCATGGCGATAAAATTGTTCAAGAACTTAGCGGAGAACGTGGAGAAGTAGCGAAGAAACTAATATTAGCAAATGAAAGCATAGTAGAAATTGAGGAAGATATAGAAAGTTTAATTAAGAGAAGTACGTATCATAATGAAGTGCTACAACTCTATACATTTACAGGACGAGATCACGTTGAAGATGCACAATGGATACAAAAAGAGTGTGCGAAGTACGGGGTTCGTGTAGACACTAATTTTCTTGAGATAGAAGAGTTATTGGAAATAAGTACGATACAAAAGGCTGATATGATGCATGATAGTGCAACAATTAGCGAACGAATAAAAGATAGTATGCTATATATGTTTCTTACAAGAAATAGTTTTATTCATGGGCAAAGCAGCATGGACTTTCATAGAACGTTGTCCCCGTATTTTAAACAAGAAAAAGAAGAAAAAAGAGTTACATTGTTACGCGGTATTGAGAACACTTTGTTACGGCATATTCATATTATTCCTTTATACCGTAACAAACAACAAGTAACTTCTCATGAAAAAGTACAAAATATAATGATTAATTCACAAGGCTGGATTGATTTTTATGACATATGGTTTACATGTTGA
- a CDS encoding YjgB family protein — MKVYVKIVILLFSFTCLFSLAACKGTDEKKETNQTSENSKNEQNNSSEEKNEPDAKSNNEGSTKPKTDSSTKDTVINQKSINHVKDLLELAKEGKVPNVPFAAHTGDIEEIEKAWGKADKTEQAGNGMYATFTNKNVSFGFNKGSQVFDVRSYHAELKSITLQDIEKALGKPTSVKINGEDKIYVYKVNNQFELKFIIPESTGKVNHISVFSPEDSINKMAG; from the coding sequence ATGAAAGTGTATGTAAAGATAGTTATATTATTATTCTCTTTTACATGCCTATTTTCATTAGCAGCATGTAAAGGGACAGACGAAAAGAAGGAAACAAACCAAACATCAGAAAATAGTAAAAACGAACAGAATAATTCTTCTGAAGAAAAGAATGAACCTGATGCAAAATCAAATAATGAAGGATCAACAAAACCAAAGACAGATTCAAGCACGAAAGATACAGTAATAAATCAAAAATCAATTAACCACGTTAAAGATTTGTTAGAACTAGCGAAAGAAGGAAAAGTACCTAACGTTCCGTTCGCAGCACATACAGGAGATATTGAAGAAATAGAAAAAGCGTGGGGAAAAGCGGATAAAACGGAACAAGCAGGTAATGGAATGTACGCAACTTTTACAAATAAAAATGTTTCCTTCGGTTTTAATAAAGGATCACAAGTTTTTGATGTACGCTCCTATCATGCAGAGCTAAAATCAATTACATTACAAGATATAGAGAAAGCATTAGGAAAACCAACTTCAGTTAAGATAAATGGGGAAGATAAAATATATGTATATAAAGTAAACAATCAGTTTGAGCTGAAATTCATTATTCCAGAATCGACTGGTAAAGTAAATCATATTTCGGTATTCTCGCCAGAAGATAGTATTAATAAAATGGCAGGGTAA
- a CDS encoding aminopeptidase produces the protein MINNTIPIFLKLWESDDVELEILNQYFISHPEVFEEYFKYHCPKTRERISTAIKQYPAKIEDIHIIAETLPIIIQEITNEYHNKYNFDVNMKFHLFVGAFGSNAFVEREIIGDLFFAAEKLSPDVNHLRVIVAHEIGHIYHNVMLQNDGMDWSKAKWTDAAVSLYREGVATYLSKQIMKGLNESVYYSYNDDGERWLQCYIENEEHIKKRFLEDYIEGWTLEKEKEWFRLSGGQYFGYNRLGYFLGTAYVEYVVQALGESEAFTFWKNHDLKSSVMDWIGYQDE, from the coding sequence ATGATAAATAATACAATTCCAATTTTTTTAAAATTATGGGAAAGTGACGATGTAGAATTAGAAATTCTTAATCAATACTTCATTTCACATCCTGAGGTATTTGAAGAATACTTTAAGTATCATTGTCCTAAAACGAGAGAACGTATTTCTACTGCCATTAAACAATATCCCGCAAAAATAGAAGATATTCATATCATTGCAGAAACATTACCGATTATTATTCAAGAGATAACGAATGAATATCATAATAAATATAACTTTGATGTAAATATGAAGTTTCATTTATTTGTTGGAGCTTTTGGCTCTAATGCATTTGTAGAAAGGGAAATCATTGGTGACTTATTTTTTGCAGCAGAAAAATTATCTCCAGATGTAAATCACCTTCGTGTTATTGTTGCTCATGAAATAGGCCATATATATCATAATGTTATGTTACAAAATGATGGGATGGATTGGAGTAAAGCCAAGTGGACCGACGCAGCAGTTAGTTTGTATCGCGAGGGTGTTGCGACATATTTATCAAAACAAATTATGAAAGGTTTAAATGAATCAGTGTATTACTCATATAACGATGATGGTGAACGTTGGTTACAATGCTATATAGAAAATGAAGAACATATAAAGAAACGTTTTTTGGAAGATTATATAGAAGGATGGACGTTAGAAAAAGAGAAAGAGTGGTTCCGGTTATCTGGCGGACAATATTTTGGATACAACCGACTTGGTTATTTTTTAGGAACAGCTTATGTAGAATATGTTGTGCAAGCATTAGGAGAGAGTGAAGCATTTACTTTTTGGAAAAACCACGATTTGAAAAGTAGTGTAATGGATTGGATTGGTTATCAAGATGAATAA